Part of the Halodesulfurarchaeum formicicum genome is shown below.
GGGGCTACAGAGGTCATACCCCACCACGTCGATGGTCGGTTCCATATGGACGAGTTCCGCCAGGCGCTCGAAATCCGCCATCGTGGCCCGATGGCGGGTTTCTCCGGGGCGTTTGACGTACCGTGGGCCGCGGGTGGGCGCGATCACCGGGTCACCCTCGCCCACCGTCACGCTCTTGTCCGGATCCCGGGCGCGCCAGTCGAAGCTGCTTGGCGCGGATTCGAGCGCGTCGCGGACGACTGCCGGCGGGAGGGTGACAACGGCACCGTCTGCGGTCCCCCCGGCCGCGATCAGTGTCTCACGGGCCGCCGGGTGTTCGACCCGCATGCCGGCGGTGGCGAGCACGTCGAGGACCGCCTCGTGAATCGATTCTCGGGCCGACGGGGTGAGGCGTTCGGTCACGTTTCGGACTCGCGGGGAGCGAGTATGTAACCTGGGATCAGCGGTGCTCGACGGACTCGACCAGCATCCGACTCCCGCAGTCGGGACACGCCCAGCGGTTCGTGGGGCCAAAGCCCATCTCGCCCCAGGCGACAGTCTCGTAGCCACAGCGCGGGCAGCCGAGTTCCCAGGTGCCCGGCTCCCAGTCGGCCTCGGGGACGAGTTCGAGTGTCGTCGTTCGATGACAGCCCCCATAGGCCCCCTGGCACTGGGTGTTCCCGAGCCGAGCCGGCGGGTCGTCCGGATCGACGTCGGTCACCGGCTGGCGGGTCCCACAGACCGGACACTCATAGACTGGAGAGTTCACTCGAAGAGCACCTCCTGGACGAGTTGCCGGAGTGCGCGCCGCAGGTCCCGTGTTTCGGGGGCCACAGTCACCTGTCGGTGGAACTCGCTCTCGCCCGCAGCGGCTTCCGTGGTGAGATTGACGCCCAGCACCGGGACGGTAAAGCGGCTCAGGGCCTGCCGATACCGGTTCGGGTCAGACGGTCGTCCGTCTGTCACCACGATCACGAAGCGGGTTCCCGACTCCGCCTTGAGGAGTTCACGGGCGATGTGTAGCGTGTCGGTCAGCGGCGTCCCGCCGCCTGCATCTCCGTGATACAGCCGGCCCGTCGACTGCTCGACGGTTCGATCGCCGGGTTTTGCCAGCCGGACCTCCTTGTCGAGCAGTTCGAGGACCGACACCTCGACGTCCACGGCCTCCAGCGCGACCGCGAGCATGCCCATCGCCCGCTCGGCAACCCGGACGTGCTGGCGCATGCTCCCGGACCGGTCCAGGACGAACAGGCAGTGATGGTCGGACTCGTCGGGGCGCTCGCGGCGCTGTTTCACCCGCCGGTCGCCGGTCGCAGTTCGGTGCAGCGCCGCCGGGTCGAGCCGCCCCCGGCGCTGATTCCGCCGCGTCGATCGCTTGCGCTCCTTCTGAAAGCGATTGCGCAAGACGCGGGCGAGGCGGGTCCCGTCCTCGCGGGCGGCCCTGGCGGTCGGCTCGTGGGGTGTCGGGTCGTCGGTCGGGACGACCACCCCGGCGCTCTCCAGTTCGGACTCGGCCGCCGAGACGGCGTCCTGGAGGTGTTCGATGTTCGCGGCGCGGTCCGCTGGTCCCTCCCGATCTCGCCCGGCGGCGACTTCAGCCGCGAGGTCGTCGGCGAGTTGCTCGTCGGTCACGGTCTCCACGTCCGCCGGGTCGGCCTCGGGATCGATTTCGACGTCCCGGTCGGCCGCGTCGGCTTCAGAAGCCGGCGACACGTCACCCGGTGACGAGACCGGCGATTGGTCGTGCACGGCATCCCCAGCCTGGTCGTGCTCGTTGGGATCCACTGCCGGCAGTGGCGCTGGCGACCCGATCTGCTGGCTTCGAGCGGCGTCGTCCGGCATGCCCCAGGCATCCGTACGGGCAGCGACCTGCGCGCGACCGTCGGCCCTGGCCGCGGCGATTGGCGGGCGAATCGCCTCGAAACACGCGATCGCCTGGCGGTTTCGCTCGACCGGGTCCGAAATCGTGGGGATGGACTCGGCCGTTTCAGTCACGACCGGCAGCACGTCGGTCACGAAGCGCCGCCGGTCGGTTGCGGTGTAGAAGTGATGAGCGGAATCCGCGGGGTCGAGCAGGCGGGTGAGCGCCCCCGAATCGACGGCTGTCCCGTCCAGGATGGCGAGGACGGCCGCGTGCACCAGCGGATAGACCTGCCCACCCGCAGGATCGTGGATCCCCGGGCCGACACCCGCGAGCAGGTTCGTCCGGACCTGCTCGAACCAGGGCCCGTAGTTCGGGAACTGCGTCCGGATCGCGGCCTCGATCGCGGCGTCCTCCAGGGCGTTCCAGATCGCGCCGGCGACCGGTCTGTCCCCCGACTCGATCTTCTGGAGGCGCTCCCCCAGATCGGCCACGTCGCTGTACTCCAGGTGGGCCATCACGTGGGCGATCCAGACCCGCTGAACGAGCAGGTCCCACTCCTCGGCCCGGTAGTTCGTGACTGGCTGGGGAACCCGATCACCGGAAACGACGATCGTGGGCGGCTCAATCGACTCGACCGTCGCTGGCGGGTGATCGGGCTCGATCCGGACTGAGAGCTCCCACTGACCCGTTCGGATGCGAGCGTCCCGCTGGAGCCGGTCGGCGCGTGCCGATCCCAGCCGGCGTGGCTCGCTCCCTGCGAGTCGGGCGGCCACCGCCTCCGGGTCCGAGTCAGGCGTGAGACGCATCTCAGAGTTCGGCCGTGATGGTGTCCCGGATCGTCGCCTTGTCGAGTTTGAGCGTGGCGTGCCCGACCAGCACCAGCCGGGCCGCCTCGCCGATGGACATGAACTGTTCCTCGGGCCCGGCGAGTTCGACGACCTTGAGCAGTTCACGATGACTGATCGGCGTCTCGAGTTCGTCCCGGCGGTGGGCCTCACGAAGCCGTTCGGCCATGGTCGTGAGATCGCTGGCCCGCTCGGGGTCGACGCCGGTCTCCTCGACGAGCAACTCGGCTTCCTCCTCCGGCGGGAGATACTCGATCGGCAGGACCACGAATCGGGAGCGGAAGGCGTCGTTCATCTCGCTGGTCCCGGCATACGAGAGTGGATTGGCGGTCCCGACGAAGCGAAACGCCGGGTGGATGTACCGGCCGAGGTGTTTTTCGGGGTCCCACTCGACTCCCGGCGGCAGATCTGTGAGCGTCCGACCCGTTCCCCGGAGCGTGAGACGGCGCCGGCCAACCTCCTCACAGATGGCGTGCAGATGGGAGGTAATGTCCCCCTCGGCCATGTTGATCTCGTCACCCACGAAGACCCAGCCGAACAGCGCGGCTTTCGCGAGTTCCCCCAGCACGTAGACGGTTTCCCCGCCCACCAGATCCTTCTCGCCGACGAGGTCGAAAATCGTCGTGTCCGCGCCGAAGTTCATCCGGGTGACCGGGCGGTTGGTTCGCCCCGCCAGGGTCAGCACGGCCGTGTTCTTCCCGGTCCCGGCCTCGCCCTCCAGCAGGACGGGCTTGTCCATCTCGCCCAGCGCCCGGGCGATGATCTGCTCCGAATCCCGTCCCGCGGTCATCGAAGCGGGGTGATAGGCGGTCCGAACCTCCGGCACCTGGGCCGGCCCCGGCTCGCGGACCGGCAATCCGTGATAGGTCTCGCCGGTCGGCGGGCCCACGAGGTTGCCCGTCGGATCGAGTGTCACCCGGATGCCCGCGAGGTCGTGGTACTCGCCGGCGTCGGTCTCACCCGTCATGTGGACCCTCGCCGTCGGTCAGTTGGTCCGGAGGCGGTCGGAGATGGATATGCAGTCCTCGAATCGACCATCGAATCACCCGGAGCTTTCGGCGGCGGATAGAAAGGTCTGGCCGTTTCAGAGCCGGCGGTTCCAGGTGTCGGTCTGGAACTTCGTCTCGACCAGGTCCCTGGCAGCCTCGACCGTCGCTTCGTCCAGCGAGCCCGATGTCGCCCCGAAGTGGGTGTCGATGGCCGTCTTCAGCGATTCGATGACCGTCTCCCGCGGTTCGTCGACGTGGTCCGCGATGCGGGCGACCCGCTTCTCGGCGGACTTGACCGCCTTGTCGGAGACTTTCTCCTTGCCGATCCGGAGGACCTTGAGCATCGACTCGATGTCGAGGGCGTAGCTCATCGTCGTGTGATGGAGCACCGCCGAGCCGGAGCGTAGCTGGGCGGACCCGCCGATCTTCCCCTCGGGATGGCTGATGTCGTTGAGCGGCTCGTGATGGGCTTCAAGCCCCATGTCACGCAGTCCCTCGAGCACCCACTCGTCGAGGACCGCGTAGCTCTCCTCGATATCCTCGGGCACGTCCTCCTCGGGGAGGTAAAGCGAGTAAGTGATGACGTTGCCCGGTTCGACGTACATGGCGCCACCGCCAGTGATCCGACGAACCACGTCGATCCCCTGGTCGGTCACGTAGTCGGCCGCGACCTCGTCGTCGTGGGCCTGGAAGCGGCCAAGTGGCACGGCCCGGTTCTTCCGGTACCAGAAGCGGACGGTCGGCTCGATCTCGCCCCGATCCAGCCGGTCCAGGAGCACCTGATCGAGGGCGTGATGCATCGGTTCGGAATACACACCCTCGTCGATCACGCGCATCGTCATCGGATCGCCTCCACGGTGGCCTGGGCCAGATCGGACGCCTCAAAGCCGATACACTCCGCGTCGACGGCGGCGATCTCGGCGGCCAAATCCGCGACGGAGATGTCGGCTGGCTGGCCCTCGATGGCCGCTTCGAGGTCGCTGCGGGCCTCCGGCGGTTGCAGGAAGAAATCGCCCGTGATCTGTACGTCCTCGATCGACTCCTCGAAGGTCACCGCGACCCGGACCAGTTTCCCGTCGGGTACCTTGACGGATTCGGTCGCCTGCATACCAGTCTGATGGGGCGGCGGCGGTTTGTACCCGCCGGTTCCGGCGGTCGCCCGGCACCGGTGGATTCATCCCATCGTGTCTCCCATGACCGCGTATGCCGGAATCGGAAGTGACGCTGCCGGACCGTGTCACGAGCGACATCGATCGTTTCGTCGAGTCGGGGGAGTTCCTGAACTGGGACCAGGCCGTCGAGGAGCTTTTGACCCTCGGGCTCTCGGCCTACCAGTCCGACGAGCAGAACCTGGACGAGGAGTCGGTCTTCACCGGCGCGGTGGAGGACCAGCAGGACCCGGCCATCGCGGACGACGACCCCGGTTCGGACCGGATGTACTGATCAGCCGATCGTCACCGTCTCGTCCGCGTCCTCGATGAGCGACAGCAATTCGTCCATCCCCGCCCGGGGCCGGAGTTCGTCGCCGTCCAGATCCCGGTGGTCGAGACACCGGTCACAGGCGAGGAGTTCCCCACCCTCCAGCAGAAACTTCCGCATGACACCGTGTGGGTTGACGTCGTCACCCGCCGGCTGATCGGGGGCCTCCACGCCGTCTCCGAGGAGGTAGGCCGTCACGTCGTGACCGGCGGCGAGGGCCGTGTTCCCGAGTCGGAACCCGTTCCAGATCGCGCCGGGATCGTTCGTCTCGACGATGAGTCCAAGCTGCATAGCCTGGCTTCACGCGCCCGGGTTAAGGAGTCCGCGCTCCCGGCGAGTCACAGGTTCGACTGGGTCGCCCCGCCGTCGATGGGGATCGCGGCCCCGTTTACGAATCCCGACCGGGGCGAACTGAGGAAGGCCACGAGAGTCCCCAGTTCGATGGGGTCACCGATCCGTTCGAGGGGGTTGTCGGCCCACTCCGCGAGCCCGGCCTCGTAGTCTTCCACGTCGCCACGCTCGACGGCGTCCGCGACCAGTTCCCGGATGCGGGCCGTCTCGTGTGGCCCGGGCAGGACGGCGTTCGAACGGATTTCGGGGGCCAGTTCCTTCGAGAGTGTCTTCTCCAGGCCGATCACGCCCATGCGAACCGAGTTCGAGAGCACGAGGGAGTCAATGGCCTCCTTCACGCTCCGGGAGGTGATGGTGACGATGGTGCCCTCGCCTTGCCGGAGGTGGGGTTCGGCTCGGCGAACGAGCCTGACCACGCTCATAAGGAGGAGTTCGAAGGCGGCCTCCCAGTCCGTGTCCTCGGTCTCCAGGAAGGGCCCGGCTGGTGGCCCTCCGGCACTCGTTACCAGGTGATCCAGGCCACCGAAGGCCGCGACAGTTTCGTCGACGAGCGTGGGTCCGGCGTCCGGATCGGTCAGATCGGCCTGGATCGTGTGCACCGCCCCAGGGCCGGCGGCCTCGATGTCCTCCCTGGCCGCGGCCAGTCGGTCGGGGTCCCGGCCGTTGATCGCGACGTCCACGCCCTCGCGGGCGAGCGCGATCGCCGAGGCCTTTCCCAGCCCACTTGAAGAGGCTGTCACCAGTGCCGCGTTGCCCTCGATGTCGAGATCCATGAGCGTTCGAGACGACCGATCGCCAAAAGCGTTGAGCCACTTCCGGCCAGACTTTTGACCGGGGCCGTCATTGCAGGGGATATGGGATCCGGGCATGGATGACGGAACCACGCTCCGCTCGGCGCTGTTCGAGGCAAGCGGAGCGCTGATACTCGGGATCGACGCCGCCACTGGGGAGATCGTCGAGGCCAACGAGCGGGCCAGCGAAGTCCTCGGGCAGTCACAGGCGGACCTCCTGGGGTCGACGGTCAGCACGGCGACGGGGTTCACCGACCTCGAAGCGATGCTCGCCCGAGTGCCAGCCCCCGATGCCAGCCACGAGTTCACGACGACGGGCCTGCATCCGGACGGCGCTCAGTCCCCAGCGGTGACACTCACCCGTCGGCCAGTCGCCCACGACCGGGATGAATACATCGTGCTGACCGGGCAGGTCCATCCCGACGGAGAACCCGACGAGGGAGAGTCTGCGGTCCGATGGAACATTCTGGAGGATTTGATCGAGCAGATCAGCGACGCGGCCTTCGTCCACGACGAGGCTGGCCGTTTTCGAGCGGTCAATCAGGCCGCGATCGACCTGCTGGGTTACGCGGAGGACGAACTGCTGGGGGCCGATCCGTCGCTGTTCGATCCGGCGGTCTCCGAGTCCCACCTCGGGCCCCGGCTGGCGGAACTCGAACGCGAGGAGTCCGTGCAGTTCGAGGCCACCTACGTCACGGCGAGTGGAGAAGAAGTCCCCGTCGAGATCACCTCGTCGCTGCTTTCCTGTACGGACCAGCGGGTCATCGTGAGTGTCGCACGGAACCTGCAGGCCAAAAAACAGCGGATTCGAAACCGTGAGCTGGCCGAGACGCTGTTCGAGGACCACCGGGAGGCCACCTTCATCGTCGACGTCGACGAGGAGTTCACCATCGAACGGGTCAATCCGGCCTACGAGGAGGCGAGCCCGCTTTCGGCCGCCGACATCGAGGGGAAGACCCCCCGGGAGATCTTCGGGGCGAAGCGGGGCGGGGAGATTGCCGATCGGTATCGACGCTGTGTGGAAAATCGGGAGTCCCTCGACGTGGAACAGACCCTGGAGATGGACGGCCGCCAGACCCACTGGTGGACCCGACTGGCGCCGGTCGTCGTCGAGGACGAGGTGCAGTACATCGTGGGCTCGACCCGGGAGATCACCGACCGCAAGAACCGGGAACGACAGATCGAGACCCACCTGCGTGAGGCCCAGCGGATCGCGAACATCACCAGCTGGTACTACGACCTGCGGGACGTCTCCGGCAACGAGCGGTTCACCGGCGAGAAGTTCATGGGCCAGGTCCACCCCGCCGACCGCGACCGCGTCGAAGGGCAGTGGGAGCGGGTCCTCGAATCCGGGGGCAGCTACGACATCGAATATCGGGTGAAGTTGGGCGCGGAGATCCGCTGGATGCGCGAGAAAGTCGAGTCGTTCAGCGAGCCCGGCCACGCGGAGCCCGTCGAGGCGATCGGAGTCGTCCAGGACATCACCGACCGCAAGGAACGGGAACTCGAACTCGAACGCTACGAGCTCTTCCTGGAGAGCATTCAGGACGCCGTGACCGTGATCGACGCCGAGGGACGCCTCCAGTACGAGAGTCCCGGCATCGAGGCGATCGTGGGGCAGTATCCCTCCGGCCGGGTCGGTGCGGACGCCTTCGAGTTCATCCATCCGGCCGACCGCGAACTCGTCAGAGAAGAGTTTACCCGGCGGTTGCACGGCGACCAGTCGGTCGAGCCCCTGGAGTACCGGATTCGAACCACGGACGGATCCTGGACCTGGGTGGAGAGCCGCGGGCAGGCCCTCCTCGAGGATCACGACTTCGAGGGGCTGGTGGTCACGAGCCGTGACGTCTCGGCCCAGAAGGAACAACAGCGCCAACTGGACACCCTCATCAGCAACCTGCCGGGGATCGTCTACCGCTGTAAGAACGAACAGGGCTGGCCGATGGAGCTGGTCCGCGGCCGGGCCAAAGAGTTGACCGGCTACACGGCGAAGGAACTCGTCTCGGGGGCGGTCAACTGGGAGGAAGCGCTCGTCCATCCCGAAGATCGAGCGCGAGTCAGAGAACAGACGAGCGCCGCCGTCGACGCCGGGCGGCCCTTCACGGTGACCTATCGGATTCGCACCCGCAATGGCGAGGAGAAGTGGCTCTGGGAGCAAGGCCAGCCGGTCACCCAGATCGGGGCCCAGGAGCCGAAACTGGAGGGCTTTATCACCGACATCACCGACCGGAAGCGACGCGAGCAGGAGCTCGAACGGCGCAGCCAGCGCCTGCACGAGTTAGTGGGGGCGACTCGCGAACTGTTGACCGCGAAGTCGAAACCGGCCCTCTACGAAGGGGTCATCGACGCGGTCTGGGAAACCCTCTCTGTCGCCCGCTTTGCCGTGCTTGGCTACGACGAGGCCGCTGGCGTGTTGCGGGCCCAGGCCGTCTCGCCGGCAATGGAGACCCCCGCCGACGCCGTGCCCCCGATCGAACCCGGACAGAACTCGATCTGGGAGAGCTACCGGGCACAGGAGACCGACCGCCTCACGATGACGGACACACCCTGGGCCCCGGCGGAGGGGACCAATATGCAGGACCTGCTCGTCGTCCCGATCGGGGCCTTCGGCCTCCTGCTGGTCGGGATCGAGCCGGACACGACCGTGTCTGCGGACGACCGACAGTGGCTGGAGCTCATCGCGACCAACGCCGCGGCCATCCTCGAACGCATCGAGCAGGAACACAAGCGCCGACAGGCCGACGAACAGCTCCAGACCCAGCAGACCCGCACGGCCGAATTGACCGACCTGCTGAACGCCGTGGAGGCGGTCCAGCGGCGCTTCGCCGAGAGTGACACCCGCGAGGAACTCGAGGCAAGTGTCTGTGAGGAGGTGGTCAGGACCGACCCGGTGGACTTCGCGTGGATCGGCCGGCCGGAGGCAAACGACGCCGAACTCACGCCCGCTGCCTGGGCCGGCGAGGACCGGGGCTATCTGGACGCGATCGACACCACGACCGTCGACGGGGCGCGCTGTCCCGCCCAGCAGGCCGCCGACGACCACCGGCTGCGAAACGTCTCACAGATCCCGCGGAACGTGCCCGAACAACCCTGGGCGACCCAGGCGCTGACCGGGCGATTCCGGTCGGTGCTTTCCATCCCGCTGGAGCAAGACGACGTCCTCTACGGCGTGTTGACCGTCTTCAGCCGACAGGCCGAGGCCTTCGGTGACCTGTACGAGTCCCTGCTCGCGGACGTCGGGTCGCTTCTGGCGACCTCGATTCGCACCGTGACCATCCGGAACGCCGGCGCGGAGTCAGATACCGTCGAGGTGGAATTTTCGATCCAGGACCCTCAGTATCCACTCTACCGGGTGGCCGAGCGTACCGACAGCGAGATCCGGTTCGAGACGATCCTGGCGACGACCGACGGAACGGTCACGGAGCTCTGGACGGTCCTGGACGGGGACCCGGAGGCGGTCTTCGAGGCAGTTCAGGAGAACACGAAGATCGTCTCGGCCGACTGGTTTGGCGCCCCGGAACACGGGCAGCTAACCGTCGAAATGGCCAAACCGATGCTCGCGGACGGGATCAGGGACCACGGCGGCCGGCTCGCCGAAGCCATCGGGACCCCAACAGGCGCGACGGTCACCCTCGTTCAGACCGCGGAGCAGCCGGTTCGGCCGGTCATCGCCTGGGTGAGCACCCAGTACACGGACGTCGAACTGACGGCCCGGCGAACCCGAACGCCCCAGGATGCGGGGCTTTTGACCAGCACGAGTGAGCTGCTGACCGACCGACAGCGTGAGATCCTCCGGGCGGCCTACTACGGCGGGTACTACGAGACGCCAAAGCAGATCACGGGCGAGGAGCTCGGGACCAGTTTCGACATCTCGCGTCCGGCCGTCTACAAACACCTGCAAGCGGCCCAACGTAAACTCCTGCGGGCACTGTTCGACGACGGTGCAACCCTCCACAGTTAACGTACTAAGTTTGGTAGCTGCTGTTTTGGTTTCCATGTTAACCATCGATTTGAAGGCCGATACCGCAGTCATGTAGACCAAACCAATGTATCAGGCCGAACCCACCGTCGTCGCCAGGCGGTATCTCGACGAGAACCTCGACGTCCTCGAAACGGACTGGGTCACCACGGACCAGGCCCAGTCCGGGACCGCGCCGGCCGACCTTCGGGACGCGATCGAGCGGGCCGAACGCGAGGAGGTAAGCCGACTGCAGGACACGGACCGCGAACAGGTCGAAATCGAACTCGACTCCGCCCCGAGTTCGGGCCAGCGCCTCCGTCTTTTCGCCGAGGAGTACACGACCGGCGCGGAGACATTCGAGGGCGTGGTCGAGACGTTCATCACCGAGCCCGATCAGCACGCCAGGGTCGTCAAACCGACGGACGAAGAGACACTCGAGGCCGCACTCAAGGCAGTGCTGCACGAGGCCGCCGCGAGCGGCGTCGTCGAGGAGGACCAGTGGGAGATCGCGGCCGACGGCGGCGGGACGTCTTGGACGGTGCAGGTCGATCCCAAGTAGGTTCAAATCGGGGTCTACCGGGTCGCCGCCTCGATCGCCTGATCCAGATCCGCGATGATGTCCGCGGGGTCCTCCAGGCCGACCGAGAGCCGGATCATGTCGGGTTTCACCCCCGCAGCGGCCAGTTCTGACTCCGAAAGCTGCTGGTGGGTGGTCGAGGCGGGGTGAATGATCAGCGTCTTCGCGTCCCCGACGTTCGCGAGAAGGCTCGCCAGTTCGGTCGATTCGGTCGCCCGCTGGGCCGCGTCATAGCCCCCGTCGATGCCGAAGGTGATCATCCCGCCGTACCCGCCATCGAGATAGCGATCCGCGTTTTCGGCCGTCTCGTGGGTCTCCAGTCCCGGGTAGTTGATCCACTGGACGGCCGGGTGATCATCGAGGTACTCCGCGACGATGGCCGCGTTCTCGCAGTGCCGGGCCATCCGCAGCGGGAAGGTCTCCAGTTTCTGGAGGGTGACCCAGGCGTCGAAGGGGGCCTGCTGGTTCCCCAGATCGCGCAGCCCGCGGGCGATGGCGGCGTTGGTGAAGGCCGCGTCGCCGAAGCGTTCGGCGAAGTTCACACCGTGGTAGGCGGGGTTCTCCCCGCCGATTTCGGGGTACGTCTCGGCGTGCTCGGCCCAGGGGAACGACCCGCCGTCGACGATCACGCCGCCGACGGTCGAACCGGCCCCGTGGAGCCACTTGGTGGTCGAGTTCCAGACCAGGTCCGCGCCGTACTCGATGGGGTTCGCGAGGTACGGGGTCGCGAAGGTGTTGTCCACGAGCAGCGGCGTGTCGTTCTCGTGGGCGATCGCCGCAATCTGCTCGATGTCCGGGGTCACCAGCGCCGGGTTGCCGATGGTCTCGATCAGGACGTAGGCGGTGTGTTCGTCGATGGCCTCGCGGTACGCGGCGGGCGAGAGCGTGTCGACGAAGCGGGTCTCGATCCCCCGCCGGCTCGCGGTGTGGTTCAGATAGGTGTGGGTCCCGCCGTAGAGCGCGGAGGCGGCGACGATGTTGTCACCGGCCTGAGCCAGCAGGAAGGTGACCAGATCCAGTGCGGCCATGCCGGAGCCGGTCGCGACCGCACCCACGCCGCCTTCGAGGCTGGCCAACCGCTCCTGGAGGCTCTCGACGGTGGGGTTGCCCAGCCGGGAGTAGATGTAGCCGGGTTTCTCCAGCGCGAACTGTTCGGCGGCGTCCGCGCTGTCCTCGAAGGTGTAGGAGGTCGTCTGATAGATCGGTGGCGCTCGCGAGTGGGTCGCCTCGTCGGGGGCCTGCCCGGCGTGGATCGCGCGGGTGTACAGGCCCGGCTCGTCGTCGGTCATCACTGGGAGGAAACGGTGGCCCCGGCATAAACTCTGCGAATGAAGCAGGTGGAGAAAATGCCCGGGGGTAATTGCCCGGATGCAGCCGGGCGGCTCGAACGGGGGTGAAAAAACGGGGGAAAACTGGGACCCGACCGGTCTGCTCGGGCTTATTCGAGCGGGAGAACCTGCTGCACTTCGATGATCTCGTCGCTCGGGGCCATCTCGGCCGCGCCGGACTCCTCGTAGATCTGCTCGACGGTCGCGACGTCGGGGGCCTCCCACTCGCAGATGCCCATGCCCTCGTCGTTGGCG
Proteins encoded:
- a CDS encoding VWA domain-containing protein, translated to MRLTPDSDPEAVAARLAGSEPRRLGSARADRLQRDARIRTGQWELSVRIEPDHPPATVESIEPPTIVVSGDRVPQPVTNYRAEEWDLLVQRVWIAHVMAHLEYSDVADLGERLQKIESGDRPVAGAIWNALEDAAIEAAIRTQFPNYGPWFEQVRTNLLAGVGPGIHDPAGGQVYPLVHAAVLAILDGTAVDSGALTRLLDPADSAHHFYTATDRRRFVTDVLPVVTETAESIPTISDPVERNRQAIACFEAIRPPIAAARADGRAQVAARTDAWGMPDDAARSQQIGSPAPLPAVDPNEHDQAGDAVHDQSPVSSPGDVSPASEADAADRDVEIDPEADPADVETVTDEQLADDLAAEVAAGRDREGPADRAANIEHLQDAVSAAESELESAGVVVPTDDPTPHEPTARAAREDGTRLARVLRNRFQKERKRSTRRNQRRGRLDPAALHRTATGDRRVKQRRERPDESDHHCLFVLDRSGSMRQHVRVAERAMGMLAVALEAVDVEVSVLELLDKEVRLAKPGDRTVEQSTGRLYHGDAGGGTPLTDTLHIARELLKAESGTRFVIVVTDGRPSDPNRYRQALSRFTVPVLGVNLTTEAAAGESEFHRQVTVAPETRDLRRALRQLVQEVLFE
- a CDS encoding AAA family ATPase, coding for MTGETDAGEYHDLAGIRVTLDPTGNLVGPPTGETYHGLPVREPGPAQVPEVRTAYHPASMTAGRDSEQIIARALGEMDKPVLLEGEAGTGKNTAVLTLAGRTNRPVTRMNFGADTTIFDLVGEKDLVGGETVYVLGELAKAALFGWVFVGDEINMAEGDITSHLHAICEEVGRRRLTLRGTGRTLTDLPPGVEWDPEKHLGRYIHPAFRFVGTANPLSYAGTSEMNDAFRSRFVVLPIEYLPPEEEAELLVEETGVDPERASDLTTMAERLREAHRRDELETPISHRELLKVVELAGPEEQFMSIGEAARLVLVGHATLKLDKATIRDTITAEL
- a CDS encoding lipoate--protein ligase family protein; translated protein: MTMRVIDEGVYSEPMHHALDQVLLDRLDRGEIEPTVRFWYRKNRAVPLGRFQAHDDEVAADYVTDQGIDVVRRITGGGAMYVEPGNVITYSLYLPEEDVPEDIEESYAVLDEWVLEGLRDMGLEAHHEPLNDISHPEGKIGGSAQLRSGSAVLHHTTMSYALDIESMLKVLRIGKEKVSDKAVKSAEKRVARIADHVDEPRETVIESLKTAIDTHFGATSGSLDEATVEAARDLVETKFQTDTWNRRL
- a CDS encoding DUF7120 family protein: MPESEVTLPDRVTSDIDRFVESGEFLNWDQAVEELLTLGLSAYQSDEQNLDEESVFTGAVEDQQDPAIADDDPGSDRMY
- a CDS encoding DsrE family protein: MQLGLIVETNDPGAIWNGFRLGNTALAAGHDVTAYLLGDGVEAPDQPAGDDVNPHGVMRKFLLEGGELLACDRCLDHRDLDGDELRPRAGMDELLSLIEDADETVTIG
- a CDS encoding SDR family oxidoreductase, with product MDLDIEGNAALVTASSSGLGKASAIALAREGVDVAINGRDPDRLAAAREDIEAAGPGAVHTIQADLTDPDAGPTLVDETVAAFGGLDHLVTSAGGPPAGPFLETEDTDWEAAFELLLMSVVRLVRRAEPHLRQGEGTIVTITSRSVKEAIDSLVLSNSVRMGVIGLEKTLSKELAPEIRSNAVLPGPHETARIRELVADAVERGDVEDYEAGLAEWADNPLERIGDPIELGTLVAFLSSPRSGFVNGAAIPIDGGATQSNL
- a CDS encoding PAS domain S-box protein, which translates into the protein MDDGTTLRSALFEASGALILGIDAATGEIVEANERASEVLGQSQADLLGSTVSTATGFTDLEAMLARVPAPDASHEFTTTGLHPDGAQSPAVTLTRRPVAHDRDEYIVLTGQVHPDGEPDEGESAVRWNILEDLIEQISDAAFVHDEAGRFRAVNQAAIDLLGYAEDELLGADPSLFDPAVSESHLGPRLAELEREESVQFEATYVTASGEEVPVEITSSLLSCTDQRVIVSVARNLQAKKQRIRNRELAETLFEDHREATFIVDVDEEFTIERVNPAYEEASPLSAADIEGKTPREIFGAKRGGEIADRYRRCVENRESLDVEQTLEMDGRQTHWWTRLAPVVVEDEVQYIVGSTREITDRKNRERQIETHLREAQRIANITSWYYDLRDVSGNERFTGEKFMGQVHPADRDRVEGQWERVLESGGSYDIEYRVKLGAEIRWMREKVESFSEPGHAEPVEAIGVVQDITDRKERELELERYELFLESIQDAVTVIDAEGRLQYESPGIEAIVGQYPSGRVGADAFEFIHPADRELVREEFTRRLHGDQSVEPLEYRIRTTDGSWTWVESRGQALLEDHDFEGLVVTSRDVSAQKEQQRQLDTLISNLPGIVYRCKNEQGWPMELVRGRAKELTGYTAKELVSGAVNWEEALVHPEDRARVREQTSAAVDAGRPFTVTYRIRTRNGEEKWLWEQGQPVTQIGAQEPKLEGFITDITDRKRREQELERRSQRLHELVGATRELLTAKSKPALYEGVIDAVWETLSVARFAVLGYDEAAGVLRAQAVSPAMETPADAVPPIEPGQNSIWESYRAQETDRLTMTDTPWAPAEGTNMQDLLVVPIGAFGLLLVGIEPDTTVSADDRQWLELIATNAAAILERIEQEHKRRQADEQLQTQQTRTAELTDLLNAVEAVQRRFAESDTREELEASVCEEVVRTDPVDFAWIGRPEANDAELTPAAWAGEDRGYLDAIDTTTVDGARCPAQQAADDHRLRNVSQIPRNVPEQPWATQALTGRFRSVLSIPLEQDDVLYGVLTVFSRQAEAFGDLYESLLADVGSLLATSIRTVTIRNAGAESDTVEVEFSIQDPQYPLYRVAERTDSEIRFETILATTDGTVTELWTVLDGDPEAVFEAVQENTKIVSADWFGAPEHGQLTVEMAKPMLADGIRDHGGRLAEAIGTPTGATVTLVQTAEQPVRPVIAWVSTQYTDVELTARRTRTPQDAGLLTSTSELLTDRQREILRAAYYGGYYETPKQITGEELGTSFDISRPAVYKHLQAAQRKLLRALFDDGATLHS